One genomic segment of Mytilus galloprovincialis chromosome 5, xbMytGall1.hap1.1, whole genome shotgun sequence includes these proteins:
- the LOC143074146 gene encoding uncharacterized protein LOC143074146: MDHDEVIPKHILEQFENRLEQWKEDDQQFVSTEAEKHVMQKVLAQSSVTLVGNSGAGKSFLSKHIALIMKTHGYTVIPCSKPKDIGKWFKHGRKTLFVFDDVCGRYTLNQQIYTDWKQRLDHIKSLLEDKCCKIISTCRLEVYKDELFRNLSIFKMCNIDLSSKEFKLSAAEKLALAEVYFKENTDEVKELSEKYDFFPLLCSLYHKQNLKQNVSVTSFFSNPFEVFKDQLVHMYGESDAGKMQYSSLVLCVMFNNTLTEENLSPKDKKIGAMTEDLLEECELNKGTSIKRLKKSLETLEGTYVVKEDSTYKIIHDKLFDFLAKYFGEKMIQIFIDHANTGFIKERFLWKITDNMGTETEFVIRIPDKYINRYIGRLLTDWENSYVNSVCQNRNMNSTTFTENFITRLNQLDLSKQEELVCTKNIYMKDIALAGSCYMGTIELVKWLISRNSDINYCREDGWFPLLWASQEGHVDVVKELLQHSADVNKCVNNDASPLYIASQNGHVNVVKELLQHSADVNKCNNNDASPLYIASGKGHVDVVKELLLHSADVNKCNNNGVSPLYIASQEGHVDVVKELLQHSADVNKCNKNDTSPLYIASQNGHVDVVKELLQHSSDVNKCNNNDESPLHIASQKGHIKVVKELLQHSADVNKCNKNDTSPLYIASQNGHIKVVKELLQHSADVNKCYNNGASPMYIASEKGHVDVVKELLQHSADVNKCRNDGTTPLQIACYYNRIEVVRVLLQCDDVDIDLCDDAGCSSLYLASQEGHVDVVKELLQHSADVNKCNNNDVSPLSIASENGHVNVVKELLQHSADVNKCDNNDVSPLSIASENGHVNVVKELLQHSADVNKCVNNDVSPLSIASQNGHVNVVKELLQHSADVNKCNNNDASPLYIASGKGHVGVVKELLLHSADVNKCNNNGVSPLYIASQEGHVDVVKELLQHSADVNKCYKNDTSPLYIASQNGHVDVVKELLQHSSDVNKCNNNDESPLYIASQNGHIMVVKELLQHSADVNKCNKNDTSPLYIASQNGHIKVVKELLQHSADVNKCYNNGTSPLSIASENGHVNVVKELLQHSADVNKCNKNDTSPLYIASQNGHVDVVKELLQHSSDVNKCNNNDESPLYIASQNGHIKVVKELLQHSADANKSDVNKCSNDGTPPLQIACYNNRIEVVRVLLQCDDVDIDLCDDDGCSSLYIATDVNKCNNDGTPPLQIACYNNRIEVVRVLLQCGDVDIDLCDDDGCSSLYIASHKGHVDIVKELLLHSADVNKCNIKGKNPLNVAQEQGHIEIESLLK; this comes from the exons atGGATCATGATGAAGTTATTCCTAAACATATACTTG AGCAGTTCGAAAACCGATTGGAACAGTGGAAGGAGGATGATCAACAGTTTGTTAGCACTGAAGCAGAGAAACATGTAATGCAAAAAGTTTTGGCACAAAGTTCAGTTACCCTGGTGGGAAATTCTGGCGCTGGAAAAAGTTTTCTTTCTAAACACATTGCCCTCATAATGAAGACACATGGCTATACTGTAATTCCATGTAGTAAACCTAAAGATATtggaaaatggtttaaacatggGAGGAAAACTTTGTTTGTCTTTGATGACGTTTGTGGCAGATATACTCTTAATCAACAAATTTACACTGACTGGAAACAAAGACTTGATCACATTAAATCTCTTCTCGAAGACAAATGTTGTAAAATCATCTCTACATGTAGATTGGAGGTTTACAAAGATGAACTATTTAGGAATCTCtctattttcaaaatgtgtaaCATCGATTTAAGTTCAAAAGAATTCAAACTTAGTGCTGCTGAAAAATTGGCTTTAGCTGAagtttactttaaggaaaataCTGATGAAGTAAAGGAATTGTCAGAAAAATATGACTTTTTCCCACTTTTATGTAGCTTATATCATAAACAGAACCTAAAGCAAAATGTAAGCGTTACTTCTTTTTTTAGCAATCCTTTTGAAGTTTTCAAAGATCAACTTGTACATATGTATGGAGAAAGTGATGCTGGTAAAATGCAGTATTCTAGCTTAGTCCTTTGTGTCATGTTTAACAACACATTAACAGAAGAAAACTTGTCACCGAAAGATAAGAAGATAGGAGCAATGACAGAAGATTTACTAGAAGAATGTGAACTGAATAAAGGAACATCAATCAAACGTTTAAAGAAATCCCTTGAAACACTTGAAGGTACCTATGTGGTCAAGGAAGATAGTACATACAAAATAATCCATGATAAGTTGTTTGATTTCCTTGCCAAATACTTTGGGGAGAAGATGATACAGATTTTTATTGATCATGCTAATACTGGCTTCATTAAAGAGAGATTTCTTTGGAAGATAACAGATAACATGGGCACAGAAACAGAGTTTGTAATAAGAATACCTGATAAATATATTAATAGATATATAGGTAGGTTACTGACAGACTGGGAGAACAGTTATGTAAACAGTGTATGTCAGAACAGAAACATGAATTCTACTACATTTACAGAAAACTTTATAACACGTTTAAACCAACTTGATCTATCAAAACAGGAAGAActtgtttgtactaaaaatatctacatgaaagATATAGCACTTGCAGGAAGTTGTTATATGGGTACTATTGAACTTGTCAAATGGTTGATCAGTAGGAATAGTGACATTAATTATTGTAGAGAGGATGGTTGGTTTCCTTTATTATGggcaagtcaggaaggacatgtggatgttgttaaagaactgttacaacattcagctgatgtcaataaatgTGTCAATAATGATGCatcacctctgtatatagcaagtcagaatggacatgttaatgttgttaaagaactgttacaacattcagctgatgtcaataaatgtaacaataatgatgcatcacctctgtatatagcaagtgggaaaggacatgttgatgttgttaaagaactgttattacattcagctgatgtcaataagtgtaaCAATAATGGTGTatcacctctgtatatagcaagtcaggaaggacatgtggatgttgttaaagaactgttacaacattcagctgatgtcaataagtgtaacaaaaatgatacatcacctctgtatatagcaagtcagaatggacatgttgatgttgttaaagaattgTTACAACATTCATCTGATGTcaataaatgtaacaataatgatgaaTCACCTCTGCATATAGCAAGTCAGAAAGGACATATTAaggttgttaaagaactgttacaacattcagctgatgtcaataagtgtaacaaaaatgatacatcacctctgtatatagcaagtcagaatggacatattaaggttgttaaagaactgttacaacattcagctgatgtcaataagtgtTACAATAATGGTGCATCACCTATGTATATAGCAAGTGAgaaaggacatgttgatgttgttaaagaactgttacaacattcagctgatgtcaataaatgTAGGAATGATGGCACCACACCATTACAGATTGCTTGTTACTACAACAGGATAGAGGTTGTACGTGTACTTCTTCAGTGTGATGATGTTGATATTGATCTTTGTGATGATGCTGGATGTTCTTCACTTTATTTagcaagtcaggaaggacatgttgatgttgttaaagaactattacaacattcagctgatgtcaataaatgtaacaataatgatgtaTCACCTCTGTCTATCGCAAGTGAGAATGGACATGttaatgttgttaaagaactgttacaacattcagctgatgtcaataagtgtgACAATAATGATGTATCACCTCTGTCTATCGCAAGTGAGAATGGACATGttaatgttgttaaagaactattacaacattcagctgatgtcaataaatgTGTCAATAATGATGTATCACCTCTGTCTATCGCAAGTCAGAATGGACATGttaatgttgttaaagaactgttacaacattcagctgatgtcaataaatgtaacaataatgatgcatcacctctgtatatagcaagtGGGAAAGGACATGTTggtgttgttaaagaactgttattacattcagctgatgtcaataagtgtaaCAATAATGGTGTatcacctctgtatatagcaagtcaggaaggacatgtggatgttgttaaagaactgttacaacattcagctgatgtcaataagtgttacaaaaatgatacatcacctctgtatatagcaagtcagaatggacatgttgatgttgttaaagaattgTTACAACATTCATCTGATGTcaataaatgtaacaataatgatgaaTCACCTCTTTATATAgcaagtcagaatggacatattatggttgttaaagaactgttacaacattcagctgatgtcaataagtgtaacaaaaatgatacatcacctctgtatatagcaagtcagaatggacatattaaggttgttaaagaactgttacaacattcagctgatgtcaataagtgtTACAATAATGGTACATCACCTCTGTCTATCGCAAGTGAGAATGGACATGttaatgttgttaaagaactgttacaacattcagctgatgtcaataagtgtaacaaaaatgatacatcacctctgtatatagcaagtcagaatggacatgttgatgttgttaaagaattgTTACAACATTCATCTGATGTcaataaatgtaacaataatgatgaatcacctctgtatatagcaagtcagaatggacatattaaggttgttaaagaactgttacaacattcagctgatgcCAATaagt ctgatgtcaataagtgtaGTAATGATGGCACCCCACCATTACAGATTGCTTGTTACAACAACAGGATAGAGGTTGTACGTGTACTTCTTCAATGTGATGATGTTGATATTGATCTTTGTGATGATGATGGATGTTCTTCACTTTATATagcaa ctgatgtcaataagtgtaaCAATGATGGCACTCCACCATTACAGATTGCTTGTTACAACAACAGGATAGAGGTTGTACGTGTACTTCTTCAGTGTGGTGATGTTGATATTGATCTTTGTGATGATGATGGATGTTCCTCACTTTATATAGCAAGTCATAAAGGACATGTTGAtattgttaaagaactgttactacattcagctgatgtcaataagtgtaaTATTAAAGGTAAAAATCCTCTAAATGTAGCACAGGAGCAAGGACATATAGAAATAGAATCTTTGTTGAAATAA